Proteins from a genomic interval of Desulfovibrio piger:
- a CDS encoding phage tail protein, protein MFSVFATLGDVLFAPRLSPSGLDVQQGAAFAEHALFSRAPRLQYTGRELDVLNLVFDLHFSFCTPAEEKKKLETMLRGHQAHPLVFGDGSWWGYFVLERLSTTFEQCSPSGTPWLISMQAELKEYTGDPAKPLERPAVSDGAPSLAVYPGRGSLLSLATPAAGGGLWDTMRTAVSFAQQARGIVSEATDLVGLARDVAGAGGPFEAVSLALGGADRLGGLLGKAGGLASGLTDALVACLSALPLEEITIAVGAAGELAGLMRDGAALASTLGVDTGNVGQTLGQVDACLVAGSSCLDRCAPVLQRFSADVAARRVQEA, encoded by the coding sequence ATGTTTAGCGTTTTCGCCACACTGGGGGACGTGCTTTTTGCTCCACGGCTTTCGCCATCCGGGCTTGACGTGCAGCAGGGGGCGGCATTCGCGGAGCATGCCCTGTTCTCCCGCGCCCCGCGTCTGCAATACACCGGCCGGGAGCTGGACGTGCTGAATCTGGTCTTTGATCTGCATTTCAGTTTTTGCACACCGGCCGAAGAGAAAAAGAAGCTGGAAACCATGCTGAGGGGGCATCAGGCCCATCCGCTGGTGTTCGGCGACGGCTCCTGGTGGGGCTACTTCGTCCTTGAACGGCTCTCCACCACATTTGAGCAGTGCTCCCCGTCCGGTACACCCTGGCTGATTTCCATGCAGGCGGAGCTGAAGGAATACACGGGCGACCCGGCAAAGCCCCTTGAGCGTCCGGCGGTGAGCGACGGTGCCCCTTCTCTGGCGGTATACCCGGGCCGGGGCTCCCTGCTTTCCCTGGCGACGCCGGCGGCCGGCGGAGGCCTGTGGGACACCATGCGCACGGCGGTTTCCTTTGCGCAGCAGGCACGGGGGATCGTCAGCGAGGCCACGGATCTTGTGGGGCTGGCCAGAGATGTGGCGGGCGCGGGCGGTCCGTTCGAGGCCGTGTCTCTGGCTCTGGGCGGCGCGGACAGGCTGGGGGGACTTTTGGGCAAGGCGGGCGGCCTGGCGTCAGGATTGACAGACGCCCTCGTGGCGTGCCTGTCGGCCCTGCCGCTGGAAGAGATCACGATCGCCGTGGGAGCCGCCGGAGAACTGGCCGGCCTCATGCGGGACGGGGCAGCCCTTGCCTCTACGCTGGGCGTGGATACAGGCAACGTGGGGCAAACGCTGGGGCAGGTGGATGCCTGCCTGGTCGCGGGCTCGTCCTGCCTTGACCGTTGCGCGCCCGTCCTGCAACGGTTTTCCGCCGACGTCGCAGCGCGGCGAGTTCAGGAGGCTTGA
- a CDS encoding Rha family transcriptional regulator encodes MTQLPAIALTPDAQGRPTCLSTDVALHFQKKHLHILRDIDRLKSLLPNSFTESNFGFSEYTDKTGRKLRAFRLTRDAFSLLIMGMTGPAAIRWKLRYIEAFNTMERELLERHDGDLFLAGARAAAQRLAGEERARLADCALALLDEGLTQREVGELLHVSRWTVRRLKRRFGFMAAPRTETRPEIRMVQGVLA; translated from the coding sequence ATGACCCAGCTTCCCGCCATTGCCCTGACGCCCGACGCGCAGGGCCGCCCCACCTGCCTTTCCACCGACGTAGCCCTGCACTTCCAGAAGAAGCATCTTCACATTCTCCGCGACATCGACCGACTCAAATCTCTCCTTCCGAACTCCTTCACTGAATCCAATTTTGGATTCAGTGAATACACCGACAAGACAGGACGTAAACTTCGTGCCTTTCGCCTGACCCGCGACGCCTTCAGCCTTCTGATCATGGGCATGACCGGCCCGGCGGCCATCCGCTGGAAGCTGCGCTACATTGAGGCGTTCAATACGATGGAAAGGGAACTGCTGGAACGGCATGACGGCGACCTGTTTCTGGCCGGGGCGCGGGCGGCGGCCCAGCGCCTTGCCGGGGAAGAACGCGCCCGGCTGGCCGACTGCGCCCTTGCCCTGCTGGACGAAGGGCTGACCCAGCGCGAAGTCGGGGAACTTTTACATGTCAGCCGCTGGACGGTGCGGCGGCTCAAGCGGCGCTTCGGCTTCATGGCCGCGCCGAGGACGGAAACGCGCCCTGAAATCCGTATGGTTCAGGGGGTGCTGGCATGA
- a CDS encoding phage late control D family protein: MSGPVEVPVPQARIIYEGKDISADISPYLLSVGYTDRLSGESDELELRLEDTDGRWRGDWYPGKGDSLTVSIGYAGQEPVSCGSFEIDEIELSFPPDEVSIRALATGISVSCRTRKSKGYEKTTLAGVVRVVCGRLGLTPAGEVADIPLDRVTQYQESDLAFLTRLAGEYGHTFKISGKKMIFQRKDSVLTADSARTFKREDVTSCSFRDKLKDIPQKVKIKKQDAGKKALKVYGKSSDDSLAVVATTEQAQKKRGRTSKKASGDELRIVGRGSQAQLEAKGNAALQDVELERCHAELSLYGDPSLRAGVSVELGEDFGAPAGKYLITCSRHEISREGYTTTLTLARTAAPEKKA, translated from the coding sequence ATGAGCGGCCCGGTAGAAGTCCCTGTGCCCCAGGCACGGATCATATATGAAGGAAAGGACATTTCCGCGGACATCAGCCCGTATCTTCTCAGCGTCGGCTATACGGACAGATTGTCCGGGGAATCCGACGAGCTGGAGCTGCGCCTTGAAGACACCGACGGGCGCTGGCGCGGCGACTGGTACCCGGGCAAGGGGGATTCCCTCACGGTATCCATCGGCTACGCCGGGCAGGAGCCTGTTTCCTGCGGCTCCTTCGAGATTGACGAGATAGAACTTTCCTTTCCACCGGACGAGGTTTCCATCCGGGCGCTGGCCACAGGCATCAGCGTTTCGTGCAGGACGCGGAAAAGCAAGGGGTACGAGAAAACTACGCTGGCCGGAGTGGTCCGCGTGGTGTGCGGACGGCTGGGGCTGACGCCGGCCGGAGAAGTGGCGGACATACCCCTTGACCGGGTGACGCAGTATCAGGAGAGCGATCTTGCCTTTCTGACCCGGCTTGCCGGCGAGTACGGGCACACGTTCAAGATCAGCGGCAAAAAGATGATTTTCCAGCGCAAGGACAGTGTGCTGACTGCGGACAGCGCGCGGACCTTCAAACGGGAGGACGTGACGTCGTGCAGCTTCCGGGACAAGCTGAAGGACATTCCCCAAAAGGTCAAAATCAAGAAACAGGACGCGGGGAAAAAGGCGCTGAAGGTGTACGGCAAGAGCAGCGACGACAGCCTGGCCGTGGTGGCCACCACGGAGCAGGCACAGAAGAAACGCGGGCGAACCTCAAAAAAAGCCAGCGGTGACGAGCTGCGCATCGTGGGGCGCGGCAGCCAGGCGCAGCTTGAAGCCAAGGGCAACGCGGCTCTTCAGGACGTGGAACTGGAACGTTGCCATGCGGAACTTTCACTGTACGGCGACCCTTCCCTGCGTGCCGGAGTATCGGTGGAACTTGGGGAAGACTTCGGCGCGCCGGCGGGCAAGTACCTGATCACCTGCTCCCGGCATGAAATAAGCCGGGAGGGATACACAACAACGCTGACGCTTGCACGGACGGCGGCCCCGGAGAAAAAGGCATGA
- a CDS encoding tail protein X: MDRLVHVTSEGERWDTLAWRYYGDVSEVERIITANPHMPITPVLPGGVRIFIPVVRAAELEHNVNLPPWCSGASEE; the protein is encoded by the coding sequence GTGGACAGGCTCGTACACGTCACAAGTGAGGGCGAGCGTTGGGATACGCTGGCCTGGCGCTACTACGGGGATGTATCGGAAGTGGAACGCATCATCACGGCCAATCCCCACATGCCGATAACCCCGGTCCTTCCGGGCGGGGTACGGATATTCATCCCTGTGGTCAGGGCCGCGGAACTGGAACACAACGTCAATCTTCCGCCCTGGTGCTCCGGGGCGAGTGAGGAATGA
- a CDS encoding phage baseplate assembly protein V, translating to MSRTQEESGATFAFGIVTAVDAGRGWARASLPEYDNLETAFLPVLQRRTHRDKALNLPDVGEQVVLLLDLRGEDGVILGAVWSDADPVPQTGGPDVDVRRYADGTVLRYDRAAHRLTADVQGEIVATCTGKADVTVEGPARVESKVALTLAAPTITMRGALSMRSYEGDGPTTAEIDGPLTVNRGDVTVPGNDVKAGDVSLKEHRHGGVDTGGGTSGPPVNA from the coding sequence ATGAGCCGGACACAGGAAGAATCCGGGGCAACGTTCGCCTTCGGCATCGTCACGGCGGTGGACGCCGGGCGGGGCTGGGCGCGGGCCAGCCTGCCGGAATACGATAATCTGGAAACGGCCTTCCTGCCGGTGCTCCAGCGCCGCACGCACAGGGACAAGGCGCTCAATCTGCCGGACGTGGGGGAACAGGTGGTGCTTCTCCTTGACTTGCGGGGGGAGGACGGCGTCATCCTGGGCGCGGTCTGGTCGGACGCGGACCCCGTGCCGCAGACTGGAGGCCCGGATGTGGATGTGCGGCGCTATGCCGACGGCACGGTGCTGCGCTATGACCGCGCGGCGCACAGGCTGACGGCGGATGTTCAGGGGGAAATCGTGGCTACCTGCACGGGCAAGGCTGACGTGACAGTGGAAGGCCCCGCTCGCGTGGAGTCAAAGGTGGCCCTTACCTTGGCCGCGCCGACCATTACCATGCGGGGAGCCTTGTCCATGCGGAGCTATGAGGGTGACGGCCCGACCACGGCGGAGATCGACGGTCCCCTGACCGTGAATCGCGGTGACGTGACCGTGCCCGGCAACGACGTAAAGGCCGGCGACGTTTCCCTGAAGGAACACAGGCACGGCGGCGTAGATACGGGCGGCGGTACCAGCGGCCCGCCGGTCAATGCTTGA
- a CDS encoding DUF4376 domain-containing protein, giving the protein MPQVTVVPADHLIIVDGATLVFTYVAPENLHALQWRGDTGHTEWTDGPNKPLTAEDYDEQVVPYVALWEEEKRRLEAEAAAAEEAYNSLENVKARKLSAIDAETSSAIMAGFECEATPPDTGTPELLHFSYDSFDQQNFADAAVSMQLATASDGGIPTTTPWNAYRNHTADSKGELVILQLTAETFLPIYAAALNHKATQMAIGGQRKAAVAAAQTVEDVKAI; this is encoded by the coding sequence ATGCCTCAAGTTACCGTAGTTCCCGCTGACCATTTGATCATCGTCGATGGCGCGACCCTCGTTTTTACCTATGTGGCTCCCGAAAATCTGCATGCCCTGCAATGGCGTGGGGACACTGGCCATACCGAGTGGACGGACGGCCCCAACAAGCCGCTGACTGCTGAGGATTATGACGAGCAGGTCGTGCCGTATGTGGCCCTGTGGGAAGAGGAGAAAAGACGGCTGGAAGCCGAAGCAGCAGCCGCCGAGGAAGCCTACAACTCCCTGGAGAACGTGAAAGCCCGCAAGCTCTCCGCCATCGACGCCGAGACCTCTTCCGCCATCATGGCCGGATTCGAGTGCGAGGCCACCCCGCCGGATACCGGCACGCCTGAGCTGCTGCACTTCTCCTACGACAGCTTTGACCAGCAGAACTTCGCCGACGCGGCCGTATCCATGCAGCTCGCGACGGCCAGCGATGGCGGTATCCCTACTACCACGCCCTGGAATGCCTACCGTAACCACACGGCTGACAGCAAGGGAGAGCTGGTCATCCTGCAACTGACCGCTGAGACCTTCCTGCCCATCTATGCGGCCGCGCTGAACCACAAGGCCACCCAGATGGCCATTGGCGGACAGCGCAAGGCTGCCGTGGCCGCCGCGCAGACCGTGGAAGATGTGAAGGCTATCTGA
- a CDS encoding baseplate assembly protein, with protein sequence MMRELPEPKFIETDQQAVLESCIRKYEELTGRTLYPAQAERLIINLIAYREHLVRVGIQEAAKQNLVRYAQAPMLDMLGELVGVTRLSEAAASCVMRFSVKTALPADLSIPAGVKIYSQDGAYRFDTLATVVLKAGEFFVDAAAQCSEGGAAANGILPGGVCQLADPLSDADVSVANVDTTAGGVDAEDDGHLRERIMLAPEAFSVAGSELAYRYHALSASPDIVDVGVLSPAPGEVDLYLLAQNGLPGEAQLVLVATYVSGEKIRPLTDLVHVYAALRVPARLEAELTLYVWADEAAVRALVDQAVSSWLESGRTKLGVDIVRTQLVALLSVYGVYRVHLVAPESDRETDASQWVDWEEIRITIMPERKNG encoded by the coding sequence ATGATGAGAGAACTGCCGGAACCGAAGTTCATCGAGACGGACCAGCAGGCCGTACTTGAATCCTGCATCCGCAAATATGAGGAACTGACCGGGCGCACGCTGTACCCGGCGCAGGCCGAGCGGCTGATCATAAATCTGATCGCCTACCGGGAACACCTTGTCCGTGTGGGCATCCAGGAGGCGGCAAAACAGAATCTCGTCCGCTACGCCCAGGCTCCCATGCTGGACATGCTGGGAGAGCTTGTCGGTGTGACGCGACTTTCCGAAGCGGCGGCATCCTGTGTCATGCGATTCTCTGTGAAGACGGCACTCCCTGCCGACCTGTCCATTCCCGCAGGCGTGAAAATCTACAGCCAGGACGGAGCATACCGCTTCGACACGCTGGCGACCGTGGTGCTGAAGGCAGGAGAGTTTTTCGTGGATGCCGCTGCGCAATGCTCCGAAGGAGGCGCCGCGGCCAACGGGATACTTCCCGGCGGAGTATGCCAGCTTGCCGATCCTCTTTCCGATGCGGACGTGAGTGTTGCCAATGTGGACACCACGGCAGGAGGTGTGGACGCTGAAGATGACGGACATTTGCGGGAGCGCATCATGCTTGCGCCCGAGGCTTTTTCCGTCGCGGGGAGCGAACTTGCCTACCGGTATCACGCGCTTTCCGCCTCTCCGGACATTGTGGATGTGGGTGTCCTGTCGCCCGCGCCCGGAGAAGTGGATCTGTATCTTCTGGCGCAAAATGGACTGCCCGGCGAAGCCCAGCTGGTACTGGTTGCGACCTATGTCAGCGGAGAAAAAATCCGCCCCCTGACAGACCTTGTCCATGTGTATGCGGCTTTACGTGTGCCCGCACGCCTCGAGGCGGAGCTGACTCTCTATGTCTGGGCCGATGAAGCGGCCGTCAGGGCACTGGTCGATCAGGCAGTGTCTTCCTGGCTGGAATCCGGTCGCACGAAGCTCGGCGTGGATATCGTGCGTACCCAGCTTGTCGCCCTGCTTTCCGTGTACGGGGTGTACCGCGTGCATCTGGTCGCACCGGAATCGGATCGCGAGACCGATGCCAGCCAGTGGGTGGACTGGGAAGAGATCCGCATCACCATAATGCCGGAGCGGAAAAATGGATAG
- a CDS encoding phage tail protein, with translation MSATVRAVVPGGTDDLPEVGGVATDTPEYFCLLTRAGAALEAAAHAAGKPVRLSVIAVGDGDGEVPVPTDDAVALVHEVYRRPIDSLSQDEEDPNICWVHIVIPTTEGGFWIREFGVWAEPLEDDGEPVLYAYGNHAPFYKLKSVLGQATTHELSVPIIMSGTADVEIVVSEAGYASRLELLQIAGVVEDLRRNREAVWTLDAPVEEGGALTLPEGLTYAPGKHLLDVFWDGVACYPGQQYEEISSADALESTAIRLLFAAPAGSEMRVLVRAYSIQPKLEGVEVPEGIAERVDALETRLEDVAANVAYIDKPSHE, from the coding sequence ATGTCCGCAACCGTAAGAGCCGTCGTTCCCGGCGGCACGGACGACCTGCCCGAAGTGGGCGGCGTCGCCACCGACACCCCCGAATATTTTTGTCTGCTCACCCGTGCCGGCGCGGCGCTGGAAGCCGCCGCCCATGCCGCGGGCAAGCCCGTCCGTCTCAGCGTCATTGCCGTGGGCGATGGTGACGGCGAAGTCCCCGTGCCAACTGATGATGCCGTGGCGCTGGTGCATGAGGTCTACCGCCGCCCCATCGACAGCCTGTCGCAGGACGAGGAAGACCCCAACATCTGCTGGGTCCATATCGTCATCCCGACCACGGAAGGCGGCTTCTGGATACGCGAGTTCGGCGTCTGGGCCGAACCGCTGGAGGACGACGGCGAGCCCGTGCTCTACGCCTACGGCAACCATGCCCCGTTCTACAAGCTGAAATCCGTGCTGGGACAGGCCACCACGCATGAGCTGTCCGTGCCCATCATCATGTCCGGCACGGCGGACGTGGAGATCGTGGTCAGCGAGGCGGGCTACGCCTCGCGGCTGGAACTGCTCCAAATCGCGGGCGTGGTGGAAGACCTGCGCCGCAACCGGGAGGCCGTCTGGACGCTGGACGCGCCCGTGGAGGAAGGCGGCGCGCTGACCCTGCCGGAGGGCCTGACCTATGCGCCGGGAAAACATCTGCTGGATGTCTTCTGGGACGGCGTGGCCTGCTATCCGGGCCAGCAGTACGAGGAAATTTCTTCGGCTGACGCGCTGGAATCGACCGCGATCCGCCTGCTTTTCGCTGCTCCGGCCGGGAGCGAGATGCGGGTGCTGGTGCGGGCCTACAGCATCCAGCCGAAGCTGGAGGGCGTGGAGGTGCCGGAGGGCATCGCCGAGCGCGTGGACGCGCTGGAGACACGCCTCGAGGACGTGGCCGCGAACGTGGCCTATATCGACAAACCCTCTCATGAGTAA
- a CDS encoding phage tail protein I codes for MDRDDLLQPSLRGDVRMEALARLAARISALPVSTPLVNLFDLVDASALPALGEQFHILGVEGWNLAGTEAARRALLKRAIELHRHKGTPWAVRTALETALPTEASIKEWFAYGGDPFFFRVRLDVSELGLDESGMTSAVRLILDYKNVRSWLECLETFTRRPLPIAVATAGVMRTLNRVRLWFPPKPVPPARVHVATAGIMRTLSRVRLHFPPEPAAPARPRIAFVSLICSRGRLRPFTPPRPVPAARGRVALALLTMTRSRVCPQP; via the coding sequence ATGGATAGGGACGACCTGCTTCAGCCGTCGCTTCGGGGCGACGTTCGCATGGAAGCTCTTGCCCGGCTCGCGGCCCGCATTTCGGCGCTCCCCGTCTCTACACCGCTCGTCAATCTTTTTGACCTTGTGGATGCGTCAGCCCTGCCGGCCTTGGGGGAGCAGTTCCATATCCTGGGGGTGGAGGGCTGGAATCTGGCGGGAACGGAAGCCGCCCGGCGGGCGCTGCTGAAAAGAGCCATTGAGCTGCACCGGCACAAGGGCACGCCCTGGGCCGTGCGCACGGCGCTGGAAACGGCGCTGCCCACCGAGGCGAGCATAAAAGAGTGGTTCGCCTATGGCGGCGATCCCTTCTTCTTCCGCGTGCGTCTGGACGTGAGCGAACTTGGTCTGGACGAATCGGGCATGACCAGCGCCGTCCGGCTGATCCTCGACTACAAGAACGTGCGCAGCTGGCTTGAATGCCTTGAGACCTTCACCCGCAGGCCCCTTCCCATAGCCGTGGCCACGGCGGGTGTCATGCGCACCCTGAACCGCGTGCGCCTCTGGTTCCCGCCAAAACCTGTGCCGCCCGCCCGCGTCCATGTGGCGACGGCCGGCATCATGCGCACCCTGAGTCGCGTGCGCCTGCATTTTCCGCCGGAGCCGGCGGCCCCCGCGCGTCCGCGCATCGCCTTCGTAAGCCTGATCTGCTCGCGCGGCCGCCTCCGTCCCTTTACGCCGCCGCGGCCTGTGCCCGCGGCGCGCGGCCGCGTTGCCCTTGCCCTGTTGACCATGACCCGGAGTCGCGTATGTCCGCAACCGTAA
- a CDS encoding phage tail assembly protein gives MGEVKEQPQEAVKDEHTYTLLFPYTMTDGRELKEINLRPRLTARDIREANRRTKKAEDYEISGVAVMCDMLEDDLLDMDARDYLALRDRFFRLVGVTGDVSER, from the coding sequence ATGGGCGAAGTCAAGGAACAGCCCCAAGAGGCCGTCAAGGATGAACATACCTACACCCTGCTTTTCCCCTACACCATGACGGACGGGCGGGAGCTGAAGGAAATCAACCTGCGTCCCCGCCTTACGGCCCGCGACATCCGGGAAGCTAACCGCCGGACGAAAAAGGCGGAAGATTACGAGATATCGGGCGTTGCGGTCATGTGCGACATGCTCGAAGACGACCTGCTGGACATGGATGCCCGCGATTATCTGGCCCTGCGTGACCGCTTCTTTCGCCTCGTCGGTGTCACGGGCGACGTTTCGGAGCGGTAA
- a CDS encoding GPW/gp25 family protein: MSNLLASSRYRATPDTPHWQLALGGDGVVQQIADVHQCIRIILTTPKGSDPLRPDFGCDAGNYLDLPLDAARPHIVREVRAALVWEPRIRVDGVAVSQGKEQSGGHAVVRITWRLADMSGTDGRNTTSVVMGGAA, from the coding sequence ATGTCAAACCTGCTTGCCTCCTCCCGATACCGCGCGACTCCAGACACCCCCCACTGGCAACTTGCCCTTGGGGGGGACGGCGTCGTGCAGCAGATCGCGGATGTGCACCAGTGCATCCGCATCATCCTGACCACCCCCAAAGGTTCCGACCCGTTACGGCCGGATTTCGGGTGCGACGCGGGCAATTATCTTGACTTGCCCCTGGACGCGGCCCGGCCTCATATCGTGCGGGAAGTGCGTGCGGCGCTCGTCTGGGAACCACGCATCCGTGTTGACGGTGTGGCGGTAAGCCAGGGGAAGGAGCAAAGCGGCGGCCATGCCGTGGTCCGCATAACCTGGAGGCTTGCCGATATGAGCGGTACGGACGGGCGGAACACGACAAGCGTCGTCATGGGGGGCGCGGCATGA
- a CDS encoding phage tail tape measure protein: MAREFDKAFSYAAGAAENALKGTGAASDLLAKKQKALHDYLKRTNIEAGNRSRAEAAMRALALRQVELRRNEEALARAMDRSNAVAEKRSRLYADVGKLTVSGAAAAAPAAMAVKTAAQKQDTIRDMAITGGMSAEDEARLSESVRNISRESNQYQTDVLQGMQVLVAGGVQSREELEGYGAVLARTATSTRASMDDLGATTLALRDNLGITAEGLNESFNILAAGGKAGLVEMKDMAKFLPQLAPMFAGMGVTGQQAVAEMTAGLQIARRGAGTNDEAANNMRNYLQKIFAPDTVKNFADAGIDLQGSLKQLAKDGIGPFEGTMRLVMEYMKSKSPQAAAEFKKAMTIEDEAKRKQALQRISEAYALSDLFRDMQAMNFLRPLVMQMDDYKKIKAEALEAGKQDVLGKDFDLRMASPVEKAKRLRVEFDLAAESLGKALLPSALAVGDSLLPLLQRGADWMEQNQETVALVAKVAAGLFLFRGGLLALRLGFTLLGGPLVSAAVRFLTFRALLAGGVRPMQALFRLFGLSPRAAGIFAGALGKAGSAVRGLGTLVLRAGRVLSGALVKGLSLAGKAVFVLGRALLLNPVGLLVTGIGVAAYLIYKNWDKVKAAFSAGWNWLKALGPRLMQQGRELIASIFPEGGIGPALEAGWNTVKTKFQGGMTYIKGLPAQFLGLGRSVASGLVEGLKSGIDAATEAIAGMAESVKNKFKGWLGIASPSKVFAGYGLNVAQGAALGIKAGEGEAAGAAAGLAKAAAAEWQPPRLLTAPDGPAKIARAARADREGIHGFGGSAGVNVTFSPNITIQGNATEKEVRSALAMTLPELERMIRRVMHDRERRAYV; the protein is encoded by the coding sequence GTGGCGCGGGAGTTCGACAAGGCATTTTCCTACGCGGCGGGTGCCGCGGAAAACGCATTGAAAGGCACGGGCGCGGCCTCTGATCTCCTGGCAAAAAAGCAGAAGGCGCTTCATGACTATCTGAAGCGCACGAATATCGAAGCCGGGAACCGGTCCCGGGCGGAAGCTGCCATGCGAGCCCTGGCGCTTCGGCAAGTGGAGCTCAGACGCAACGAGGAAGCACTTGCCCGCGCGATGGATCGCAGCAATGCCGTTGCCGAAAAGCGCAGCCGCCTTTATGCCGATGTGGGCAAGCTGACCGTGTCCGGAGCGGCTGCCGCCGCGCCGGCGGCAATGGCCGTCAAGACAGCGGCGCAAAAGCAGGACACCATCCGCGACATGGCCATAACCGGCGGCATGAGTGCTGAGGATGAAGCCAGGCTGTCCGAATCCGTACGGAACATCTCGCGGGAATCCAACCAGTACCAGACGGACGTCCTGCAGGGGATGCAGGTCCTGGTGGCGGGCGGCGTCCAAAGCCGGGAAGAGCTGGAAGGTTACGGGGCGGTGCTTGCCCGGACGGCCACGTCGACCCGGGCAAGTATGGACGACCTTGGCGCGACCACGCTGGCCCTGCGTGACAACCTGGGCATTACGGCCGAAGGGCTGAACGAATCCTTCAATATTCTGGCTGCGGGCGGCAAGGCCGGTCTTGTGGAAATGAAGGACATGGCGAAGTTCCTCCCCCAGCTGGCACCGATGTTTGCCGGCATGGGCGTCACGGGACAGCAGGCCGTGGCGGAAATGACGGCGGGATTGCAGATTGCCCGGCGTGGCGCGGGTACCAATGATGAAGCCGCGAACAATATGCGCAACTATCTGCAAAAGATCTTCGCTCCGGACACGGTGAAGAACTTCGCCGACGCGGGCATTGATCTGCAAGGCTCGCTGAAGCAGCTGGCCAAAGACGGCATCGGCCCCTTCGAGGGGACCATGCGGCTTGTCATGGAATACATGAAAAGCAAGAGCCCGCAGGCGGCCGCCGAGTTCAAGAAAGCCATGACGATCGAGGATGAGGCCAAGCGGAAGCAGGCCTTGCAGCGCATCAGCGAAGCCTACGCGCTTTCCGACCTGTTCCGGGACATGCAGGCCATGAACTTTTTGCGGCCGCTCGTCATGCAGATGGACGACTACAAAAAGATCAAGGCCGAAGCCCTGGAAGCGGGCAAACAGGACGTTCTCGGAAAAGATTTTGACCTGCGAATGGCGTCTCCGGTGGAAAAAGCAAAACGGCTGCGCGTGGAGTTCGATCTTGCGGCGGAATCGCTGGGTAAGGCGCTTTTGCCCTCGGCGCTGGCCGTGGGGGACAGCCTGTTGCCGCTGCTCCAGCGCGGGGCGGACTGGATGGAACAGAACCAGGAGACTGTGGCACTGGTGGCGAAAGTGGCCGCTGGCCTGTTCCTGTTCCGGGGCGGGTTGCTGGCCTTGCGTCTGGGCTTCACCTTGCTTGGCGGGCCACTGGTATCGGCGGCGGTCCGGTTCCTGACTTTCCGTGCCCTGCTGGCCGGCGGCGTCCGCCCTATGCAGGCATTGTTCCGTCTGTTCGGCCTGTCGCCCCGCGCTGCCGGTATTTTTGCCGGGGCGCTGGGCAAGGCAGGCAGCGCCGTCCGCGGTCTTGGAACTCTTGTGCTTCGTGCGGGGCGCGTGCTTTCCGGCGCTCTTGTGAAAGGGCTTTCGCTTGCCGGCAAGGCAGTATTCGTACTGGGGCGCGCCCTGCTGCTCAACCCCGTGGGGCTTCTGGTAACGGGCATCGGCGTGGCCGCTTACCTGATCTACAAGAACTGGGACAAGGTCAAGGCCGCCTTTTCCGCCGGCTGGAACTGGCTGAAGGCGCTGGGGCCGCGTCTCATGCAACAGGGTCGGGAGCTGATAGCCTCGATCTTTCCTGAAGGCGGTATCGGCCCGGCGCTGGAAGCGGGCTGGAACACGGTCAAGACCAAATTCCAGGGCGGCATGACATATATCAAGGGCTTGCCGGCTCAATTCCTGGGCTTGGGCAGGAGTGTGGCTTCCGGTCTTGTCGAGGGGCTCAAGTCCGGCATCGATGCGGCGACGGAAGCCATCGCGGGCATGGCCGAGAGCGTGAAGAACAAATTCAAGGGCTGGCTCGGTATCGCCAGTCCGAGCAAGGTCTTTGCCGGCTACGGCCTGAACGTCGCCCAGGGCGCCGCCCTGGGCATAAAGGCCGGGGAAGGCGAAGCAGCCGGTGCCGCCGCCGGCCTCGCAAAAGCCGCAGCGGCTGAATGGCAGCCGCCCAGGCTGCTGACCGCTCCGGACGGCCCGGCAAAGATCGCCAGAGCCGCGCGGGCCGACCGGGAGGGCATACACGGCTTTGGTGGCAGCGCCGGGGTGAACGTCACCTTTTCGCCGAACATCACCATCCAGGGCAACGCGACGGAAAAGGAAGTACGGAGTGCTCTTGCCATGACCTTGCCGGAGCTGGAACGCATGATCCGCCGCGTCATGCACGACAGGGAGCGCCGCGCGTATGTTTAG